The genomic segment GGGGCGGGGTGGCCGGAGGGGCAGCGGGGGCGGGCGGTGAGGACGGGTCGGAAGCCGTCCATTCGGGCGACGGGGCGACAGGGGCGAGCGGATACCCGGTGGTCGGGAAGCCGGCGGTAGTGGGGCCGTGATCCACGCGGGCGGTCCTACTGTGCCAAGTCGATATAAGGCCGATCGCGGGCGTCGATCCGCGGGTATCACGAGCCCTGGTCGCGGCCTCGCCGTAGGGCGTCTAGTTCACGGCGTAATTGATCAAGTTCGGCTTCGACCCGCTGGCGGGCTGCCACTTCGACCCGCGCTCGGGCTTCGGCTTCCGCCCGTGCCGCCGCTTCCGCCCGTTCCCGGACTTCCGCCCGCCTGCGGGCAGCAGCCTCCGATGCCGTCAACTCGGCTTGCGTCGGAAGCCACGTTCGAGTTGCGGGGTTCCACAAACGAAGCTGTTCGTCCGCCCGCTCAAGGTGCAGGCCCAGAACTTCGCTCGGTAACCGCTCGCCCGCCATCTCGATGGGGCGGAACTCGGTCCCCACCCGTCGGTATCCTTGCATCGACGGTGTCAGATATTCTTCCAACGGGTCGAATAAGAAGTATTCACTCACTCCGAACACGTCCCGGTACATCTCGAACTTCTTGTCGGTGTCTTCGGACCGGGTTGTTTTGGATGTCAGTTCAAAGACGACATCCGGCCCTTTTCCTTCCTCCCACATCAGGTAGTTCGGGCGGGTGCCGGCGGGCACCCCTTTGACCACGAAACAGTCCGGTGAGAGGTGCCGCCGCTTGTCGTCCGGCTCATAAAAGAGGAGCAGATTCCC from the Fimbriiglobus ruber genome contains:
- a CDS encoding Uma2 family endonuclease, translating into MIRKAEFDPFARNEYPTSDGRPMAETDTHRLLMTSLIETLSIYYSADPNVYVSGNLLLFYEPDDKRRHLSPDCFVVKGVPAGTRPNYLMWEEGKGPDVVFELTSKTTRSEDTDKKFEMYRDVFGVSEYFLFDPLEEYLTPSMQGYRRVGTEFRPIEMAGERLPSEVLGLHLERADEQLRLWNPATRTWLPTQAELTASEAAARRRAEVRERAEAAARAEAEARARVEVAARQRVEAELDQLRRELDALRRGRDQGS